In Rhea pennata isolate bPtePen1 chromosome 8, bPtePen1.pri, whole genome shotgun sequence, one genomic interval encodes:
- the NMNAT2 gene encoding nicotinamide/nicotinic acid mononucleotide adenylyltransferase 2: MTETTKTHVILLACGSFNPITKGHIQMFERARDYLHKTGRFIVIGGIVSPVHDSYGKTGLVSSRHRLTMCQLAVQASDWIRVDPWECYQDTWQTTCSVLEHHRDLMKRVTGCILSNVNTPSLTPVIGQPQNESPQPIYQNNNTVSNKPTAAKILGKVGESLSRICCVRPPMERFTFVDENANLGTVMRYEEIELRILLLCGSDLLESFCIPGLWNEADMEVIVGEFGIVVVPRDGADPDRIMNHSSILRKYKNNILVVKDDLNHPMSVVSSTKSRLALQHGDGHVVDYLCQPVIDYILKSQLYINASG, encoded by the exons ATGACGGAGACCACCAAGACGCACGTTATCCTGCTGGCCTGCGGCAGCTTCAACCCCATCACCAAGGGCCACATCCAGATGTTCG AGCGAGCCCGGGACTATCTGCACAAGACCGGGCGGTTCATCGTCATCGGTGGGATCGTCTCGCCCGTGCACGACTCCTACGGCAAGACG GGCCTCGTCTCCAGCCGCCACCGCCTGACCATGTGCCAGCTGGCCGTGCAGGCCTCCGACTGGATCAG GGTGGACCCCTGGGAGTGCTACCAGGACACCTGGCAGACCACCTGCAGCGTGCTGGAGCACCACCGTGACCTGATGAAA AGAGTGACAGGCTGCATCCTCTCCAATGTGAACACCCCCTCCTTGACCCCGGTGATCGGACAACCCCAGAACGAGTCTCCACAGCCCATTTACCAGAACAACAACACCGTTTCCAACAAGCCTACCGCAG cAAAGATCTTAGGGAAGGTGGGAGAAAGCCTGAGTCGGATTTGCTGCGTTCGCCCACCAATGGAGCGCTTCACCTTTGTGG ATGAAAACGCAAACTTGGGGACAGTGATGAGATACGAGGAGATTG agcttCGCATCTTACTGCTGTGCGGCAGCGACCTGCTGGAGTCCTTCTGCATCCCTGGTCTCTGGAACGAGGCTGAT ATGGAGGTGATTGTCGGGGAGTTCGGGATCGTGGTGGTGCCACGGGATGGAGCAGACCCTGATCGGATCATGAACCATTCCTCAATACTCCGCAAGTACAAA AACAACATCTTGGTAGTGAAAGATGACTTGAACCATCCCATGTCGGTCGTCAGCTCAACCAAAAGCAG ACTGGCCCTGCAGCACGGGGACGGACACGTCGTGGATTACCTCTGTCAGCCCGTCATTGACTACATCCTCAAGAGCCAGCTCTACATCAATGCCTCCGGTTAA